The Bacteroidales bacterium genome contains a region encoding:
- a CDS encoding (Fe-S)-binding protein: MNYDPFILPFSIGASILILTLILKYGYWIYKLDKDEKIKIVRGFFSIKLFKGIREVFLESLIHRKIFKENALLGYMHMSLAFGWFLLIIGGSLESKIHSHRPFNMPYEPIFFKFFNHNINIYPWADEFKFIMDFLLLLVLSGVVLALIKRVWSRLFGMKKTTKLRIGDRFALISLWLIFPLRFFAESITSGLYNNGGFLTGNAGKVFAYTLPLETLYYPTWWAYSSVLCVFFLALPYSRYMHIFTEAVLIFLRNFGIKSCKVFNAYSKVEVYSCSRCGLCIDKCPLLTSSRIKDTQAVYFLQSVRNKNVKEEKAFDCLLCGRCQEFCPVGIGLNNIRVSQRLDFAPGLQNFNFINPQQKEKATVAYFAGCMTHLTPTIKIAMEEIFKKAGTDYTFIDKDGGICCGRPLMVSGEIMKAHKLIEKNHNLIKESGAKTLVTSCPICLKSFKEDYKLNIEIIHHSQFLLRLVNERKISLNKSEIKAVYHDPCELGRGCGVYEEPRQLLQKTLSLQRIKNEKESSMCCGNSIGGLHVNHVQREAITMDATAALLKYKPELIVTSCPLCKKTFAKNPETGVKDIAEVVVASMRN, encoded by the coding sequence ATGAATTACGACCCGTTTATATTACCTTTTTCCATAGGGGCTTCAATCCTTATACTTACTCTTATTCTTAAGTATGGATACTGGATTTACAAACTCGATAAAGATGAAAAAATAAAAATAGTTCGAGGATTTTTCAGTATAAAATTATTTAAAGGTATTCGTGAAGTATTCCTGGAAAGTTTGATTCACCGTAAAATTTTTAAAGAAAACGCATTGCTTGGTTATATGCACATGAGCCTTGCCTTCGGTTGGTTTCTATTGATAATAGGCGGTTCGCTTGAATCAAAAATTCATTCGCACCGACCTTTCAATATGCCTTATGAACCCATTTTCTTCAAATTTTTTAATCACAATATCAATATTTATCCGTGGGCTGATGAATTCAAATTTATCATGGACTTCCTTTTGTTACTGGTACTTTCAGGTGTTGTACTGGCTTTAATAAAAAGAGTTTGGTCGCGATTATTCGGAATGAAGAAAACCACGAAACTAAGAATTGGTGACCGTTTTGCATTAATTTCATTATGGCTGATTTTTCCCTTGCGTTTTTTTGCCGAAAGCATCACATCAGGATTGTACAATAATGGTGGCTTTTTAACCGGAAATGCTGGAAAAGTTTTCGCTTACACATTACCTCTCGAAACGCTTTATTATCCAACATGGTGGGCTTATTCATCTGTTCTTTGTGTATTTTTCCTTGCCCTGCCTTACTCGCGATATATGCATATCTTTACCGAAGCTGTTTTAATTTTCCTAAGAAATTTCGGAATAAAAAGCTGTAAAGTTTTTAATGCTTATTCAAAAGTAGAAGTTTATTCTTGTTCGCGTTGCGGACTGTGTATTGATAAATGTCCATTGTTAACTTCTTCCCGAATAAAAGATACCCAGGCTGTATATTTCCTTCAATCTGTACGGAATAAAAATGTCAAAGAAGAAAAAGCATTTGATTGCTTGCTTTGCGGACGATGCCAGGAATTCTGCCCGGTTGGAATAGGATTAAACAACATTCGTGTTTCTCAGCGACTTGATTTCGCACCCGGATTACAGAATTTTAATTTTATTAATCCTCAACAAAAAGAAAAAGCTACGGTGGCTTATTTTGCAGGGTGTATGACTCATCTTACTCCTACTATTAAAATTGCCATGGAAGAAATTTTTAAAAAAGCAGGAACTGATTATACTTTTATTGACAAAGATGGAGGAATCTGCTGTGGCCGTCCATTAATGGTTTCGGGAGAGATTATGAAAGCTCATAAACTGATTGAAAAAAATCATAATCTTATTAAAGAATCAGGCGCTAAAACTTTAGTTACCTCCTGCCCTATCTGCCTGAAATCGTTCAAAGAAGACTATAAGCTGAATATTGAGATAATTCATCATAGTCAATTTTTATTACGATTAGTTAATGAAAGAAAAATCAGCCTCAATAAATCCGAAATAAAAGCCGTTTATCACGACCCATGTGAACTTGGCCGTGGATGTGGTGTGTACGAAGAACCCCGTCAGTTGCTCCAAAAAACGTTATCACTTCAACGAATTAAGAATGAAAAAGAAAGCAGTATGTGTTGCGGTAACAGTATTGGTGGACTTCATGTAAATCATGTACAACGCGAAGCAATTACTATGGATGCAACTGCTGCATTACTTAAATATAAACCCGAACTTATTGTTACATCCTGCCCTTTGTGTAAGAAAACTTTTGCAAAAAATCCTGAAACCGGAGTTAAAGATATTGCTGAAGTTGTTGTAGCTTCGATGAGAAACTAA
- a CDS encoding LysM peptidoglycan-binding domain-containing protein, with product MKHAKILLLLVFITYIFISGKLTGQNISNAKDTGFVPVVIKKDNPIVAALDSLALLNCFEKAVSTEKKPSNKYNYAAGYVPSFSDSVYAQRIAKLNSESPFGLTYNIDVKNFIDLYAVKKRALTQRILGLSKYYFPLFEEYLDKYHIPLELKYLAVVESALNPIAKSPAAANGLWQFIYGTGKMYNLTVTSYIDDRFDPLKSTIAACRHFKDLYAIYKDWSLVLAAYNSGPGNVNKAIRKANGEMDFWKIKKYLPRETQGYVPAFIAVVYVMNYAEEHNLYAIEPTFKSYEIDTVTVKNKLTFDQISEALNIPIEDVTYLNPMYKQSIIPAFGNDYYILRLPKSYIGDYIANEDSLYLYKTKAMIAEEKLLAEKLKQQKIKDSIQNAKYYAYKNISKTTTTTLNTIDTSLKSNSNVSDKTYTVKAGDGLGLIAEKYKTTINQIQQWNKLNSYNIYPGQVLYVQDPTVKDTSKTSVTPTVAANNTKTETKTQVSPTTKIVYHTVQKGDTLWGIANQYKGVSVEEIKKWNNLTAKSQLYVGQKLKIAIAS from the coding sequence ATGAAGCACGCAAAAATATTGTTATTATTGGTTTTCATTACTTATATTTTCATAAGCGGAAAGCTTACAGGCCAAAATATCAGTAATGCAAAGGATACTGGTTTTGTTCCGGTAGTGATAAAAAAAGATAACCCTATTGTTGCCGCATTAGATAGTTTAGCATTATTAAATTGTTTTGAAAAAGCTGTCAGTACAGAAAAAAAACCAAGTAATAAATACAATTATGCAGCCGGATATGTTCCTTCATTTTCTGATTCTGTATATGCACAAAGAATAGCAAAATTAAATTCTGAATCTCCTTTTGGGTTGACTTATAATATTGATGTTAAAAATTTTATTGATCTGTATGCAGTTAAAAAGCGCGCTTTAACCCAACGGATTCTTGGTTTATCAAAATATTATTTTCCTTTATTTGAAGAATACCTGGACAAATATCATATTCCTCTTGAACTAAAATATCTGGCAGTTGTTGAATCGGCTCTTAACCCTATTGCAAAATCTCCGGCAGCAGCCAATGGTTTATGGCAATTTATTTATGGTACAGGAAAAATGTATAATTTAACAGTTACTTCATATATAGATGATCGTTTCGATCCTTTAAAATCAACCATTGCTGCCTGCAGGCACTTTAAAGATCTCTATGCTATTTATAAAGATTGGTCACTGGTTTTGGCTGCATATAATTCAGGTCCGGGTAATGTGAATAAAGCGATCAGAAAAGCAAACGGGGAAATGGATTTCTGGAAAATAAAAAAATACCTTCCCCGTGAAACACAGGGTTATGTTCCTGCTTTTATTGCTGTTGTATATGTAATGAATTATGCAGAAGAACATAATTTATATGCGATAGAACCTACTTTTAAAAGCTATGAAATTGATACGGTTACAGTAAAAAATAAACTTACATTCGATCAAATATCGGAAGCACTGAATATTCCTATTGAAGACGTAACTTACCTGAATCCGATGTATAAACAAAGTATAATTCCGGCATTTGGAAACGATTATTATATATTAAGATTACCAAAATCCTATATTGGTGATTATATAGCAAATGAAGATTCATTATACCTGTATAAAACCAAAGCCATGATTGCCGAAGAAAAACTTCTTGCAGAAAAATTAAAACAACAAAAGATAAAGGATTCCATTCAAAATGCTAAATATTATGCATATAAAAACATAAGTAAAACTACCACAACAACTTTAAATACAATTGATACATCATTAAAAAGCAATTCAAATGTTTCTGATAAAACATATACTGTTAAAGCAGGTGATGGTTTGGGGCTTATTGCTGAAAAATACAAAACTACTATTAATCAAATTCAACAGTGGAATAAATTAAATTCATATAATATTTATCCGGGACAAGTTTTGTATGTTCAGGATCCTACAGTCAAAGACACCAGTAAAACTTCTGTTACACCTACTGTTGCTGCTAATAATACTAAAACAGAAACCAAAACACAGGTTTCTCCCACTACAAAAATCGTATACCATACTGTTCAAAAAGGTGATACGCTTTGGGGAATAGCTAACCAATATAAAGGCGTTTCGGTTGAGGAAATTAAAAAATGGAATAACCTTACCGCTAAAAGCCAGTTATACGTTGGACAAAAATTGAAGATAGCTATTGCCAGTTAA
- the tatA gene encoding twin-arginine translocase TatA/TatE family subunit, whose translation MGRIGPLEIILILVIVLLLFGGKKIPELMRGLGRGVKEFKDASKADDKPDDKGNNKPEETKE comes from the coding sequence ATGGGTAGAATAGGACCATTAGAAATAATACTAATCTTAGTAATTGTTCTTCTATTATTCGGAGGGAAAAAAATTCCTGAATTAATGAGAGGCCTTGGACGAGGAGTAAAGGAATTCAAAGATGCTTCTAAAGCAGATGACAAGCCTGATGATAAAGGAAATAACAAACCGGAAGAAACCAAAGAATAA
- a CDS encoding glycosyltransferase family 9 protein gives MAKTEKKTIEKKIKPEVEETKVIEPGNDELWINPLGGYGDILMLSGVLKLAHDSDPQKKYNLVRRTKYTNILRGHPAIKEVGYPPKDAKFIELNYWDAEGYTSGKFRAFQLLAEKFGLKTPVEEKLFIPGELEDDPLLNNIIPWKKKNIIISPSTDSPRKMMHPMAWHNIVERLNAEGVLVIQVGKMQDMHIKGAYSLLNLTSPRQLISLLKRCNFVVTSDNFIMHAAHLVEKPAVVLWGPTKSSVYGYAEHIHVEAPLDHCHLRNECLGPGLSNNYPTPCPLKQEHCMDKIPLDKIINAIFTLL, from the coding sequence ATGGCAAAAACTGAGAAAAAAACAATCGAAAAAAAGATAAAACCTGAAGTTGAAGAAACAAAGGTTATTGAACCGGGGAACGATGAACTTTGGATAAATCCGCTGGGTGGTTATGGCGATATTCTTATGCTTTCGGGAGTGCTGAAACTGGCACACGATTCAGATCCTCAAAAAAAATACAATCTTGTAAGGCGCACGAAATATACAAATATTTTACGCGGTCATCCGGCAATAAAAGAAGTTGGTTATCCACCGAAAGATGCAAAATTTATTGAATTGAATTATTGGGATGCGGAAGGATATACTTCAGGCAAATTCAGGGCTTTTCAGTTACTTGCCGAAAAATTCGGATTAAAAACACCTGTTGAGGAAAAATTATTTATCCCCGGTGAACTGGAAGACGACCCATTGTTAAATAATATCATTCCCTGGAAAAAGAAAAATATTATTATTTCACCTTCAACCGATTCACCCCGCAAAATGATGCATCCTATGGCGTGGCACAATATTGTGGAAAGGCTCAATGCGGAAGGAGTTTTGGTAATCCAGGTAGGAAAGATGCAGGATATGCATATTAAAGGAGCTTATTCTCTTTTAAATTTAACTTCACCACGGCAGTTGATTTCTTTGTTAAAAAGATGTAACTTTGTAGTAACATCGGATAATTTTATCATGCATGCCGCACACCTGGTAGAGAAACCGGCGGTTGTTTTGTGGGGTCCGACAAAATCAAGTGTGTACGGGTATGCAGAGCATATACATGTTGAAGCTCCATTAGATCATTGTCATCTGCGCAATGAATGTTTGGGACCCGGATTATCGAATAACTATCCAACCCCTTGTCCATTGAAGCAAGAACATTGTATGGATAAAATTCCTTTGGATAAAATAATAAATGCTATATTTACACTTTTATAA
- a CDS encoding radical SAM protein: protein MATIIFKPTEKCNSNCIYCDVVVRKKPKTMSYELLELIFKNIDEYLKSIPQERIQLIWHGGEPLLLGEEYFQKAIELQEKHCRDTKHRIDHAIQSNLTLMNEKFLGLFRQLGINQVGTSFDPIAGVRGPGAERDSVSYNSRFFKGLNLLEKHNFGWGFIYVVTKKSLARPLDIFYYLTNMKLSGGFMLNPVLIYGEDRENIGITTEEYADFLGAIFPEWWKHRNRFPQVNPFKMFVENIIEKKKTVGCEDTGRCAYGHVYIGPSGEASQCGRAGDWEIISYGNINERSLIDIMKDKQREQFIERNDILMNGECKGCPWWEFCHGGCPLDSYIKYKDFKHRTNRCEGKKLFLEKYFFPITGIRF, encoded by the coding sequence ATGGCAACTATAATTTTCAAGCCTACTGAAAAGTGCAACTCCAATTGTATTTATTGTGATGTGGTAGTACGCAAGAAGCCCAAAACCATGTCGTATGAGTTGTTGGAATTGATATTTAAGAATATTGACGAATACCTGAAATCAATTCCGCAGGAAAGAATACAGTTAATATGGCATGGTGGCGAACCGTTATTACTGGGTGAGGAATATTTTCAGAAAGCCATTGAATTACAGGAAAAACATTGCAGGGATACCAAACACCGCATCGACCATGCTATTCAATCGAACCTTACTTTGATGAATGAAAAATTCCTTGGGTTGTTTCGTCAGTTAGGAATAAACCAGGTAGGCACCAGTTTCGACCCTATTGCAGGAGTTCGCGGTCCCGGAGCGGAAAGAGATTCTGTATCATACAACAGTCGATTTTTTAAAGGATTAAACTTATTAGAGAAGCATAATTTCGGTTGGGGTTTTATTTATGTGGTTACAAAAAAATCATTAGCCCGACCGCTTGATATTTTTTATTATCTCACCAATATGAAATTAAGCGGTGGATTTATGCTGAACCCTGTTTTAATTTATGGTGAAGACAGGGAGAACATAGGTATTACCACCGAAGAATATGCCGATTTTCTGGGCGCTATTTTCCCGGAATGGTGGAAACACCGCAATCGTTTTCCGCAGGTAAATCCTTTCAAAATGTTTGTTGAAAATATTATTGAAAAGAAAAAAACGGTAGGGTGCGAAGATACCGGCAGATGTGCTTACGGGCATGTTTATATCGGTCCCAGCGGTGAAGCTTCGCAGTGCGGACGTGCCGGCGACTGGGAAATTATTTCGTACGGAAATATCAATGAACGCTCATTGATAGACATAATGAAAGACAAACAGCGCGAACAATTTATTGAACGCAACGATATTTTAATGAATGGAGAATGTAAAGGGTGCCCGTGGTGGGAATTCTGTCATGGCGGTTGCCCTCTCGATTCTTATATTAAATACAAAGATTTTAAACATCGCACTAACAGATGTGAAGGGAAAAAGTTATTTTTGGAAAAATATTTTTTCCCCATAACAGGAATACGATTTTAA
- a CDS encoding radical SAM protein, with product MANVLLTQQCVRSCPYCFAKKHMADSEPDDILTWDNMIYIADLMESSNEMGLSLLGGEPTLHPQFVDFVMYLLERRFHVNVFTSGILSEKMFNEAERALSAVSPDRFSFVCNVNNPDKSPFSELENVRRFLKAFGHLTTPGFNIYKPDFNLDFILQYINEYGLHRHIRLGIASPIPGQHNVYVPINKMKDMAKQIVSYLPILERLKIKAGFDCGFPMCIFNEEEIGKLYKHNSGRLSFGCGPAIDIGPDMTVWGCFPLSNIHKKSLYEFNSVHEIRDYYRNLHQKVRTEVAGIFDECDDCVYREEMLCMGGCLAHSYNHFLKEANVRFKEIYQ from the coding sequence ATGGCTAATGTACTTTTAACACAGCAATGTGTTCGTTCCTGTCCTTATTGTTTCGCAAAAAAACATATGGCCGATTCCGAACCCGATGATATTCTTACGTGGGACAATATGATTTATATTGCCGACCTTATGGAAAGTTCTAATGAAATGGGGCTTTCGTTGCTTGGCGGAGAACCCACGCTGCATCCGCAGTTTGTCGATTTTGTGATGTATCTGCTCGAACGCAGGTTCCATGTAAATGTATTTACCAGCGGCATACTTTCTGAGAAAATGTTCAACGAAGCCGAGCGTGCACTCAGCGCTGTTTCGCCCGACAGGTTCTCATTTGTATGTAACGTGAATAATCCCGATAAGTCGCCTTTTTCCGAACTGGAAAATGTACGCAGGTTTCTGAAAGCATTCGGGCATTTGACCACTCCCGGTTTCAACATTTACAAACCCGATTTCAACTTAGATTTTATTTTACAGTATATTAATGAATATGGACTGCACAGGCACATCCGTCTGGGTATTGCATCGCCTATACCGGGACAGCATAATGTTTATGTTCCTATCAATAAAATGAAAGATATGGCCAAGCAGATAGTATCGTATTTGCCTATTCTGGAACGCCTGAAAATTAAAGCCGGTTTCGACTGTGGTTTCCCGATGTGTATTTTTAACGAAGAGGAAATAGGAAAGCTTTACAAGCATAACAGCGGCAGGCTTAGCTTTGGCTGCGGGCCGGCTATCGATATTGGTCCCGATATGACCGTGTGGGGATGTTTCCCATTATCGAACATTCATAAAAAATCACTTTACGAATTTAATTCGGTTCATGAAATACGCGACTATTACCGCAACCTGCACCAGAAGGTGAGAACCGAAGTTGCCGGAATTTTTGATGAATGCGACGATTGTGTTTATCGCGAGGAAATGCTTTGCATGGGGGGTTGTTTAGCTCATTCATACAATCATTTTTTGAAAGAAGCTAATGTACGATTTAAAGAAATTTATCAATGA